The Penaeus monodon isolate SGIC_2016 chromosome 6, NSTDA_Pmon_1, whole genome shotgun sequence genomic sequence TTGAGGaagttattgtttctatttttattcgtattttcatccattttccttatatattttttttctctctctcgctctctcctctctctcttcttttttcttcctttatttaatttattttttctcgccTTCATACATTTCTCCAGAAAATACAGCTTACCTTATCTTTATTGATTACATGAAAAATAATACCTGTTTACAAGACTGAacttttatttgaaaatataaaaaaccttattgtgtgtgtgtgtgtaaataaataaatatatagatagatagatagacagatatagatatatatagatataagtgtgtatatatatacatatatatatatatatatatatatatacatatatatatatatatatatatatatatatatatatatatatatatatatatatatatatgtatattcacaaaaACGTGTGTGCATGTCTCTCTATCAGTCTTTCTACTCCCAGCTACATTTCTACTTTCATTTCTCTAGACAGAGTATTGTGGCGCAAAGGgtaaagaagatgaagacaagAAGGAAtaagataagaaggaggagataaGACCATGGaaacaggggcgtcacttcatgttatgagttggggggggggggtaaatttaccctgaaaaaaaatttttgccctgcaaatcacgaaaaagaaaatgctcactagctctttataagtagtccggaatggaccatcaaccagtattgtatatcgtattattggtagaaaatgataaataccagaaaatttgccctgcagaatagattttgccctgcaaaaagaggctttatTAAGTGttgggggggtgaaccacccccccATACCTCGCCTCAAGTGACGCCCCTGGAGACCAGAGTAATGGcttcgggaaaagttaacaggtgtttctatggcttcgggaaaagttaacaggtgtttcttgACGCttgcggttcacgagtgttctccacggagataacgtccccctctcgaggtcaaaggtcactcagGTCGGCAGGTATGCAGAAAGGCAGCAACAGGCCACTCGATGGAGAAGGACAAATCGGTAAGCTGGTTCTGGTTGGCCGACTCGGTAGctgttttatattgattttatattttatgcttcatattattttatatttcatgttattttatatttcgtgttattttatatttcgtgttatttcatgtttcatgtaattttatattttatattctatatttgatattatatgtttatatatatatatatatatatatatatatatatatataaatatatatatataatataataataatatataatatatatattattatataatatatatatatatatatatatatatattataatatatattatatatattatatatattaatatattataatattatattattttatatatttatatatattatatatttatatatttatatatattatatataatatatttatatatttaatattttttatatttgtattttatattttatattttatatcttatattttatattttatgttttacatttttatatttttttatatttctatattttatattttatattttatattctctattctctattctctattctccattctatattttatatcttatattttatattctaagtTTTCCTCGAGAGTATTTATTCACTCGATAATtgctttctaaatttttaaaacaatttatttacagtataaaggatatctctttctatatatatatatatatatatatatatatatatatatatatatatatatatatatatatatatatatagctttatctgcatatatatatatatatatatatatatatatatatatatatatatatatatatatatatatatatagaacaattgcattaataagtcacagcagcaaaattttgttgaaaattattgctgaaagagtgaagttgaagttaagagaggaaattgcagacgaacaagcaggttttcgccctggaaaaggtaccagaaaccagattctaaatctaaaattgatcatagagaaaaacagagaacatcaaaaagacctatacctgtgtttcatcgattatgtgaaagcttttgatactgttgatcacgatatcctctggaataacatgaacgatatgaagtttccaaaacacatcatccaactaataaaagccatgtatgaccaacaacaagcagctataagaaccacttatgggttaacagaatggttcgaagtcaaacaaggagtgcgacagggttgcattctgtctccgcacctctttaacatatattctgaaacaattatgagagatgctttagagaattttgaaggaactgtagatgttggaggatacaaaatatcaaatctaaggtacgccgatgatatagttttgattgccagcagtatcactgaactacatcaactactagataaagttagagaagcaagcgaaaaggctggcttgtttcttaatgccaagaaaactaagatcatgaagattcaaagataaccggcaatgaacaatgatgaacatgttacaatcaatggaatgattgcggaaaatgtgaaagagttcacttatcctggagctgttttaactaatacatatgattcaccggagatgaaaagaagaattgccattgccaaaaacgccacaattgctctcaataacatctggaaagaccgaagcattaccttacggacaaagctgaggttattgaactcaattgcatcatatggttctgagtgttgggtgctgaagtagatagacaagaaaaagatcaatagttttgaaatgtggtgttacagacgagtactgcatattagctggacagagaagaagacgaatgatgaagtgctgagaaaaataaattgtaaagaccggctgttggacatcttgaacaggaggaaattaaagtttattggtcatgtgatgagaagtaaaagtattgagaaagacttactgacagggatggtgataggaaacagaggaagaggcaaaccgaagacaagactgagcgacaacatcaaagatatttgagggctgtcgatggtataagtggaaagaaaagcgtaagattgagtttagtggcgaaggatggtggagaggtccacggctgctcaaacatgagcataccgttattgatgatgatatatatatatatatacatatatatatatatatatatatatatatatatatatatatatatatatatatatatatatatatatatatatatatataagaattaccattgccaaaaacgccacagtgctctcaataacatctggaaagaccgaagcattaccttaaggacaaagctgaggttattgaaatcattagttttcccaattgcatcatatggttctgagtgttgggtgctgaagaagatagaccaaaaaaaggtcaatagttttgaaatgtggcgttacagacgagtactatgtaataactgtacagaaaagaaaacgaatgatgaagtgctgagatcCGATGTTAAATAGGTTCTCTCTGAATACAACTACACTTTTGTTTGAAATGTAAAAACTCATTTGCATATCATATTTAGCGGCGTCGTGCCTGAAACGGAGTTGGGTACATAAAAAGTCCGATTTCTGAGAGCTCATTCAGATCTTGGTGGCAGCATCGGTATCGTCTTCGACTCGCACAGCGCAGGACCCAGGATCGAGACTAGAAGGGGCGTCatttcatgttatgagttgggggggggggggtgacgggtaaatttgccctgtaAAAATAATTtctgccctgcaaatcacgaaaaaaaaatgctcactagctctttataagtagcccggaatggaccatcaaccagtattatatatcgtattattggtagaaaattataaattataaataccagaaaatttgccctgcagaactagattttgcattgcaaaaagaggcttttttaagagttgggggatgaaccacccccccatacccccctttaagtgacgcccctgcatgGAAAATCAGTTGAGGCGAGGGACTGAGGACCAAGGGAGGGCTGATCCCCTACTATGGGCGTCTCCGTCTCCTAAGGCCCTCTCCCCCTCATGACAACAAGCAAGGGACACGTCAGGGACACACAACACTCTCTCCGTCCAATACTTTGGTTTCTGAAGCTTATTACGTTTAAAAAATacggaaggaaagaaaatcagatctaactgatatatacatttatttttcgtTAACCAGGTTGCCAGTAATCTTCCAAAATTGTTGAGATTTTAAACGTAATTCTCACATCATAGAAAATCCTCTCCGGTTTCGCCTTTTCATAAATAATTACCTGAAATGAAGGATATTAATGACGCTTCAGCTCGCAGCATAGCTTcacctttttcattcttctccttgttcttcctcttcttatctgtctttctctctttcagttaaCACTCGCAATTTTCTTGTTAAACACACGGGTGCCGTTATGGTAAACATAGAGGAGGTTCTGCATATGAAATTCTTCTTCGGGAAAGACCGCAGGGAAGCGTTCCAGATAGTACGGCGGATAGTTCTGAATCTGCCAAGGATAGACTTGATCACTGGCCATGTTGACGAGTTCAACAGAAGGCCTCAGGAGATTAACCCAGATTTTCGATTCGCTGAAAGAAAACGGGATAAGGGGATTGGGttagattttaatatttcattttcgatagttttcgttttcgtttttttttttttttgtctttaatgtGTATTTCTTTAAGTTCTATGTTTTCTATCGTTCCTatgctgtttcctttttttcacaccTTCCGCtgtcccgctttctctctctctctctctctctctctctctctctctctctctctctctctctctctctctctctctctctctctctctctctctttctctctctctctcactcaatctctcccctctttttcttcttcttcttccttcaatttttccctcttcctcggaTTCCCCcatcttctcaccctctccccaactccctttttttctccccctcgttccctctcctcttttcacgACCGACAAACACTTACCAAAAGGGAGACATAGGACAACCCACGACGTACAGGAAACGCCCCTTCAGGTTGTATCTCAAGGTCCCACGAAACATCTCTCTCGTGTCCTGAATGTAACCATGGAGGCACTGAGTGGGAAAAAATAAGTTATAATGAAGATGGGGTCACTCGAAAGTTAGCGAGAATTAGTTATTGTGAAGGTTAGTGTCAGAAGAGTTAGTTATTATGGAGATACGTTAATAGAAATTGGAGTGAGAAGGATTAGTTATTATGAGGGTTAGTGTCCGAAAAATAAGTCATTATGAAGGTTAGTGTCCGAAAAATAAGTCATTATGAAGGTATGTCACTAGAAAATTAGAGTGAGAAGAATTAGTTATTGTTAAGACTAGTGTCAGGAAAATAAGTTATTATGATGGTATGTCACTTGAAAGTTTGAGTGAGAAAAATGAGTTAGTATGAAGGCAAGTGtcaaaaaaacactataaaattattatatgttcaTACAGTCTCTGGATGGAATGGGTGGAAGACGTGTTAGTGTGACTGCTGCCTCGTCTTCCTCAGTCTTCACCAGGAAACTCACCGTTTGCATTACAAAAAAGCTGTCATATTCGTCGTTATTGGTCCGCGCCTCCACGAAGATCTTGAAGGGCCCAGGCTGAAGATAATAAGAAATACTGAATCATTTAACAAAAATACAGTAACCTTTCATGATGATATTGAAAAGCAAACTTTCACACGGTTGGGTTCAAATACATCCTGTACATGGCCAGATTTGGATCGAAGTGATTATATTGATTCCAGAAGAAAGTAAGTCATTACTTTTTTACTATGCTGGTTTATAACTTTCTAAGCACATTCAAAATAGCATTCATGGGGCCAAACATAACCCTcataaaacacaaagacaaagtaATATTCAATCCTCAAAATCAGCAACTCCATTGATCTTTCATGTGTCATATCCAAGGCCAGACGTCACAGTGTAGAATTGTTATCAAAGTGGTAGAAGGTACAGTAACATGAAACTATGGCTTACTACCTTTCGAATAGGATGGTGCCAGGGAGGATGGCAAAGGCGAGTTTAGACATGCATGGGGGTATATGACGTCTACTCATTTGCAATGGGATAAAGTCCCTGTGATTGGGGCAACTGGCTGGAGGTAGATGTCCTATGGAGAAGGCTTGGCAATAGCAGTGAGGGTGGTTTTCCCTCTTACTGGCTGGACTGCAGAGGTGAACACGACTTCCAAGGGACACTCACGGTTAGTAGACTCTACCCCTTAGTAACAGAGGTCGTTCCAGTCGATAAACATAAAATGGTACTTAGAATTACGACCTAGCTTACTGTCTTGTATGCCCCTTCCCCTTACGCAAACCCAACGTGAAAGCGAAGGTGAAAGGTAAGACTCACATGGTTGGCCGGGAGAATCGGGCCATCGCAAGGTGACTTTGTCAAGCTAAGAGGAACAGCCCGTTCAATGTCTCGCCGAATCTTCTTTTCGTATCGATCCTTTGTCAGGCTAAGAAAGACGTAAAAAAAGCATGGTATTGATAATAGGAACGTGACTTATTTTTGAGGAAAGTGACGCGGCAAGTTACGATGGAACGATATCGGAAGTAATTTATTCTGAAAATTATTTTGCTAAATATGCATGATGAAAATGATGCTTcagtctatataaaaaataatatttagctGTACGTTAAAAGCAAATAGCAGAAATATTAATCAAATTGCATTACCAAACATGCAGTTTTCTTATCAATTATAATCAGACGACGATGATAACAAGGCCCacacattaagaaaaaagaaCCCGAAAATATACAGGATAATGattagaaacatacatacaatataaagacaaaacaaataaacaagaccaAGAAATCCCACCGAATCCCTGAGCTAGCctaagcaagaaaacaaaaacagaaacaaaaaacaagaaaactcacTCATTGAGCCCTTTGAGCCTGACATGAGGATCCTGGTTGAAGATCATGTTATTGAAGAGGTGTTCCTGCGCCCACCCCGTCACGTGGGCTCCTGCTGCTCCTGCGTGGAAGGTCCTGCTCACTTCGGGCAGCAGTGCGTCCCTCCCCTGACGCTGCCTTGCTCCCGAAAGCCACCAGTCCCAGTCAGCTGTTTCCTGTGGGCGGAGAGGGGTTAGAGGcagaaggggagtggaagagagggtgaaaaaggaagaagggggaagaggtgaggagaagagggggagagaaacagaagaagacacaagaggaggggaagaagaactaggaaggagaaagaaggaagaggggaagaaaaggcggGTGTAGGAGAGAAAGGATAGGGGAGGCAAGGAgcaggaatggggaagagagaaagggaaggataataggggaaaggagagtggattggaagggggggagagagacggggaaagggggcgagagagatgtagagaactGGAGGCTGAAATGAAAGGAggggaacaggaaaaggaaaagaaaaaaaggaaaaaaaaaaaaacaaggaaaagggaaaaggagtaggaggagcaaGGTAatggagagaagcgagagacagATAGTCAAAAAGaagcaaatagaaaaaagtaaaatccaAAGAACAGATGAAATAAGAGAACAAACTGCACAAAAAAAATCTGCTGTGCAAACTATTTTCACATGTCCTACAATCTCCCATGGAAACTTCCCTCTTACACATGCATTCCCAGGGACCTAAAATGGGCACTTACTCTTGTATATACATTTCATGGAACCAATAATTAAAGAGACacctcctatatacatatattttcaatgAAGCAATACTAAAATAAACACACCtcctttatgcatatattttcaatGAAGCAATACTAAAATAAACACCTTTACGAAGCGAAAATTAACACCTCCTATATACACATTATCAGGAATTCAATACAGTGAAATAGCCACATCCCCCTGTATAACCGTACACAAGGACTCAACCCACGCAGACCTGAAATAAAGCACACCCTCCTATAAACCCACATTCTCAGCATCCTACCCTACACCGAGACATGgcacgtatacatacattttcagaGACCCAGAACTGAAATATATCCTGCGCCCAGTTTCGCTTCACCATCCAGCCGAACTGGGGGAACATCTCGATCCTCCTGAGGACTGCGGGATCGTAGGCGACGTCAGGATAGCTGTTGGTTGAGAAAGCGTTGACGTGCGAGATGGTAGGATCTGCGTCCAGGAGCCAGGCCGTTTGTTGGAAATAGCTGCGGGAGATACGGGTGGTGTCAGCTAAGGGTGATGAGGTTCGAAGTGGTGTCAGATAAGAGTGGTGAGGATAGGAGTGGTGTCAGTAAGAGTGATGAGGATAGCCAGTGGAGTCAGTAGGGACGGCGAAGATGTAGTAGTGCCAGTAAGGGTGATGAGAGTGGTAGTGGTGTCAGCAAGAGTAATGAAGATGGTAGTGATGTCAGTAATGGTGTCAGTAAGACTAATGAGGATGATAGTGGTTTCAGTAAGGGTGCAGACGGCAGTAGTGTATGTAAGGGCGATGATGATTTAACTActatcaataatgttaatgagaTAAACTGTTTATAAATATGCTATACAGTAAAGACGATTCGAAATACTTGATCCATCATAACACTAACAACGACACAGACGTCATTCGCCATagccaacaaaaaaataagaagatgaaCCTCACGATAAGAAATCTGGCGAGAGCAGCAAATCGTCTTCCAAGATGATAGCCTTGTCGACTCCTGGGAAGAAGTTGAACACGTTGTGAACGGAGAAGCTGGGGAGGGAAGTCAGTGTAAACAAGTttgatatacacaaaaaaaaaaaaaaaaaaatcaatataagcaagtgtgtgttttgtgctattGGTGTGTGAATAGATTTttacatgtgattttttttttcttgtgtgtgtgtgtgtgtgtttatatgacgatgaatatttatataaataagtacTGTGTTGGTTCTAACGATATATGGGGAGGAATAATATAAGGAAACAATTATGTGTTTTTACCGGAAATGCATATTCAGGAGTGTAGTGCTGCCCTTCTCGCCCTGAGGTCGGTGGATCAGCACGTCCAACCTGTACATTGAAGTTGGAGATGAGATAACGAAGAAGGCGAAGACGGAGGCAGAGACCGGGGTGAGGGCGAAGacgaagataaggaagaaggcgAAGGCGGAGGCAAGACGGAAGCGAGGGCAAAGACaaggacgaagacgaagacgaggaggaagataaaaagacgaaaacgaagacggAGGCGAGGATGCAGACGAAGAATTagacgaagacgaaggcgaagacgaaggagacaaagacagaggtgATGACGAGGACGTATATGAAACCGGAAGCGAAGACGAAGGCGAGGACAAAAtagaagacgaaggcgaagacgaagacgaaaacggaggcgaagacgaaggcgaagacgaagacgaaaacggAGGCGAAGACGAAGGAGACTAAGACAGAGGCGAGGACGCGGAAGAAGACGATGACAGATGCGAGGACGAGGACGTAGATGAAGACGGAGGCaaagacgaaggcgaagacgaagatggagacagaggagagagcgaTTACCAGGGAGAAGAAGGCGGCGaagacgaaataaacaaaaatcaagtaTCTTACTCACAAAGTGAAATCAGATCAAACAAACTAGCAAAACAAGGCCAAAcatctgaataaagaaaaataaaatatttaccagaaaataaatcacagaataaagaatacaaaaaaatgacataatcaaccagataaaaaaaacacgacacatagataagcaaaataaatataaacaactcTTTCAAACGCCACAGCTCACCCGAACAACTTCGCTAAGCGGATAATCTCCTTCTGAGGTCCGTCTATGAGAACAAGAATGGGCGTCTGGGCTGCTCCTGGCGTCTCGAGGAGGTTCAGAAGCTGTCtggaaaatgaacaagaaaaaaaagaaggaaaaatagataagacatgaattttaaaaagataaataaaaccatGGAGTAATCGTTCCCATGATATAGCTATAGACATACGCCCGGTTTGTTAAATTTGGCCTGACCCAATGAacgtatatctatcagtctagacATGCATAACTAcccggatagatagacagattaaatgTACATCTATCAGATACAAAGACGCATTTTTTTCCGTGTACATGCATACctgtgtatatgaatattcattaacAACCCAGTCGACAGGGTACAGATACACATCTAGTTAGTGTGTACATTACCATATGATCCTTCTCTTACAACTGACCTGTAGAAGTTGAAAGGTTTGATGGCTGTCAGCATAGCCACGGGGATGACTTCGCGCATCTCGATCTTCGGCTGCAGGCATTGTGGAAtttgttattttgcttttctttgatgaggcgagagagagggaggaagagagagagagagagagagagagagagagagagagagagaggagagagagagagagaaagagagagagagagagagagagagagagagagagagagagagagagagagagagagagagagagagagagaagagaggagggagagaggagggaggggagagagagagagagagagagagagagagagagaagagaagagagagagagagagagagagagatgagaggagagagaggagagagggaggagaagagaaaggaagagaagagacagagaacgagagagagaaagcaagagaacaGAGCAGACGAGACAGATAAACGAAaacgaagacaaacagacaagacaaaaaacagacaaataaacgcaaacggaagacagacagaacaatagacaaaacaacaacacaacaaaaccaaacaaaagagacacataaataacacataaacaaccacccacccacccacacatagacacacacaacacacacaccccacacacacacacacaaatccccccaccacacacacacacacacacacacacaaacacacccacaaacacacacacattcaaacacacacaaacactcaaacacaaatcATAATCAAAACACGATCTCCAGCTCCCCATACTTACAGCAGAGtacctgagggaggaagtaacCGGGTCACGGCACCTGCAGAGGCGGATATAGCCATCGTAACTATCGCAGAATTTGCGCTGATCCAACATGGCGGCTTCCTGGTGCCACGCACACTTGGCGGCTGCGGAGAAAATGGCGTTGACGTTGGTGTTGATTGTGATTTTCAttgtgatagtggtggtggttggtgatggtgatagggttggtgatagtgatggtgatggggatgttgttgatgttgattgtGACTGTGGTAGCAATGTTGATAATTGTGACTGTGGTAACAAGGTGGATTGGGccaggaagagggatggggttgGTGATTCTTTTAGGGGATGGGGTTTTTGTCGATGATGAGGTTGAGGTCGATTGTGactatgatagtgatagtgatagtgatggggttatcgttgttgttgatcTTGATCTTAATGTTATAGTTAAtgttagtgttaatgataatatcatgttaatgttaatgttaatgttaacgtttcatgttcatgttcatgttcatgttcatgttcatgttcatgttcatgttcatgttcacgttcatgttcatgttcatatcCATGTTCATGTCCatgctgatgctgatgttgatgttgatgctgaCATTGAGCTTGATGGTGaatgtgatagtgatagtgacaaCAATcaagtgatggtgatagtaatggagTTGTTATTGctggtggtgacggtgatgatgatagtgatgattaggGTTACCATggtatgaggaggaaaaggaggaagaggaggaggaggaaatggaggtggactaagtggaggagaagaaagagaagggagatgctgataatgatgataaaaatgatgatgatgatgatgatgatgatgatgatgatgatgatgatgatgatgatgatgatgatgatgatgatgatgatgatgatgatgatgagcaggaggaggaggaggagaggaggagcgggaggaggcaGTAGTACAGAAGTACAGCTGGAGATTCATAGTAGacccagtaaatataataataacaataacctgaACAACACCAGCCATTGCCCAAACGATAAAGCCACACCGACAGTTAGTGTTACAACGCCACAGACTATTCAAATTTACAACATACCTTCAAATTTGGGGACATACGTTGCCATATCCACAGGTGAAGTGGTACCATTAACGATCAGGCGACGGAGGGTCAAACTCTCACCCCAGACCCTTCCTAATGGAACCTGCGCGAACAAGGGGGATGCAgagccttacaatatatatatatatatatatatatatatatatatatatatatatatatatatatatatgtgtgtgtgttgtgtgtgtggtgtttgtgtgtgtgtttgtgtgtgtgtgtgcatgtgtgtgtgtgcatatatttcagCAATCATTATATCCTTTACATAGTTGTGCAGTATCAAACATACCCATTATCATTCAACTCACCGCTGGTTTAGTGACGTTCGGTTTGAGTACTGGATAGAAACGCGGCGGCCTGtaagggcgtgtgggcgtgtgagcCACCATGACCCAGGTTTCGTGTCGGGCGAGATAGCGGATTCTGGAGGCGCCCATCTCCTCCAGGCGGGCCACGGCGATGGGGCCCAGGAACATGACCGCATCGGGCTGGAAGAACACGGCGGGGCTGAGACTCAGTGGGTAGTTACTGGTGCGAAAGGACAATCACGTAAATAAAGAAATCGAAACAGAGGAGACAGATAATAAGccacacagacagataaagacgccagctcaccaccgccaccacaatGAGGATATTTCCCGGCATGACGGAGTCGAGACACGCCACCAGGTTCCTGTCTTCAGAAGGCTCATGCGTCAGGAACTGCCTGGCGAGCATCACGTGGCCGCGGGAAGGGTGCAGTACCACCACGTGCATGCCGGTGTGGGTGATGTAATATCCATTGTACACTCCGATCTTTTCGTACACCTGTGGCAGGTAAAATCTTTAGAACCTGGATAGGTTGGGATCTATAACTTACGGCCAACCACTTAAAAATCATCcggcaggagagaaagagggagggagggaaatatacatatatacatatatacataatatatatatatatatatatatatatatatatatatatatatatatatatatatatatgtgtgtgtgtgtgtgtgtgtgtgtgtgtgtgtgtgtgttgtgtgtgtgtttattatttccttttaactATAAAGATAGATGTGACCTCTGACCGTAACAAGGATGCCGATCCCTCAACTAGATACAAGATAAGAAAACCAACAAAATTAAGC encodes the following:
- the LOC119574182 gene encoding protein O-linked-mannose beta-1,2-N-acetylglucosaminyltransferase 1-like isoform X2, yielding MEEEHFSIRVVINKRHMTIYRDDQVVYEKIGVYNGYYITHTGMHVVVLHPSRGHVMLARQFLTHEPSEDRNLVACLDSVMPGNILIVVAVPDAVMFLGPIAVARLEEMGASRIRYLARHETWVMVAHTPTRPYRPPRFYPVLKPNVTKPAVPLGRVWGESLTLRRLIVNGTTSPVDMATYVPKFEAAKCAWHQEAAMLDQRKFCDSYDGYIRLCRCRDPVTSSLRYSAPKIEMREVIPVAMLTAIKPFNFYRQLLNLLETPGAAQTPILVLIDGPQKEIIRLAKLFGLDVLIHRPQGEKGSTTLLNMHFRFSVHNVFNFFPGVDKAIILEDDLLLSPDFLSYFQQTAWLLDADPTISHVNAFSTNSYPDVAYDPAVLRRIEMFPQFGWMVKRNWAQDIFQFWVSENETADWDWWLSGARQRQGRDALLPEVSRTFHAGAAGAHVTGWAQEHLFNNMIFNQDPHVRLKGLNDLTKDRYEKKIRRDIERAVPLSLTKSPCDGPILPANHPGPFKIFVEARTNNDEYDSFFVMQTCLHGYIQDTREMFRGTLRYNLKGRFLYVVGCPMSPFCESKIWVNLLRPSVELVNMASDQVYPWQIQNYPPYYLERFPAVFPEEEFHMQNLLYVYHNGTRVFNKKIASVN
- the LOC119574182 gene encoding protein O-linked-mannose beta-1,2-N-acetylglucosaminyltransferase 1-like isoform X1; protein product: MGTWRASVAWVGVLAGLMLLLLAEVHGRSHNPLVREVFSTKWKKIAETRTLHPANLTALEILEEMEEEHFSIRVVINKRHMTIYRDDQVVYEKIGVYNGYYITHTGMHVVVLHPSRGHVMLARQFLTHEPSEDRNLVACLDSVMPGNILIVVAVPDAVMFLGPIAVARLEEMGASRIRYLARHETWVMVAHTPTRPYRPPRFYPVLKPNVTKPAVPLGRVWGESLTLRRLIVNGTTSPVDMATYVPKFEAAKCAWHQEAAMLDQRKFCDSYDGYIRLCRCRDPVTSSLRYSAPKIEMREVIPVAMLTAIKPFNFYRQLLNLLETPGAAQTPILVLIDGPQKEIIRLAKLFGLDVLIHRPQGEKGSTTLLNMHFRFSVHNVFNFFPGVDKAIILEDDLLLSPDFLSYFQQTAWLLDADPTISHVNAFSTNSYPDVAYDPAVLRRIEMFPQFGWMVKRNWAQDIFQFWVSENETADWDWWLSGARQRQGRDALLPEVSRTFHAGAAGAHVTGWAQEHLFNNMIFNQDPHVRLKGLNDLTKDRYEKKIRRDIERAVPLSLTKSPCDGPILPANHPGPFKIFVEARTNNDEYDSFFVMQTCLHGYIQDTREMFRGTLRYNLKGRFLYVVGCPMSPFCESKIWVNLLRPSVELVNMASDQVYPWQIQNYPPYYLERFPAVFPEEEFHMQNLLYVYHNGTRVFNKKIASVN